In Burkholderia savannae, one genomic interval encodes:
- a CDS encoding MdtA/MuxA family multidrug efflux RND transporter periplasmic adaptor subunit has translation MDNQEKPTPRSPAHPPSGPEAPRPRRKLIAFCAIAAVVAGGLLWWHPWKSGGDSTAASQQSGARKRGGPAALANLPQPVQVATAARGEMPIVLNSLGTVTPLANVTVRTQLSGYLQSVSFQEGQIVKKGDVLAQVDPRPYEISLANAQGALARDEALLATARLDLKRYQTLVAQDSIAKQTADTQASLVKQYEGTVQIDRAAIDSAKLNLTYARITAPVSGRVGLRQVDPGNYVTPSDTNGIVVITQLQPMSVIFTTSEDNLPAILKQVSAGNKLSITAYNRNNTSPLETGMLDTLDNQIDTTTGTVKLRASFENKNNLLFPNQFVNTRLLVDTMRDATIVPTSAVLTGSIGQFVYVVKPDNTVTVRKVKPGPVDGERTSIVDGLAAGERVVTDGSDRLREGSAITVPAEQPKQASGAKGASAASGAHGGHRRRGASQAQSQ, from the coding sequence ATGGACAATCAAGAAAAGCCCACGCCCCGCTCTCCCGCCCACCCGCCGTCGGGCCCCGAAGCCCCTCGCCCGCGCCGCAAGCTGATCGCGTTCTGCGCGATCGCGGCCGTCGTGGCCGGCGGCCTGCTGTGGTGGCATCCGTGGAAGAGCGGCGGCGACTCGACCGCCGCGAGCCAGCAAAGCGGCGCGCGCAAGCGCGGCGGGCCGGCCGCGCTCGCGAACCTGCCGCAGCCCGTCCAGGTCGCGACCGCGGCGCGCGGCGAGATGCCGATCGTCCTCAATTCGCTCGGCACCGTCACGCCGCTCGCGAACGTGACCGTGCGGACCCAGCTGTCCGGCTACCTGCAGTCGGTGTCGTTCCAGGAAGGCCAGATCGTCAAGAAAGGCGACGTGCTCGCGCAAGTCGATCCGCGCCCGTACGAGATCTCGCTCGCGAACGCGCAGGGCGCGCTCGCGCGCGACGAGGCGCTCCTCGCGACCGCGCGCCTCGACCTGAAGCGCTACCAGACGCTCGTCGCTCAAGACTCGATCGCGAAGCAGACGGCCGACACGCAGGCGTCGCTCGTCAAGCAATACGAAGGCACCGTGCAGATCGACCGCGCGGCGATCGATTCCGCGAAGCTCAACCTCACGTACGCGCGGATCACGGCGCCCGTGTCGGGCCGCGTCGGCCTGCGCCAGGTCGATCCGGGCAACTACGTGACGCCGTCGGACACGAACGGCATCGTCGTCATCACGCAGCTGCAGCCGATGAGCGTCATCTTCACGACCTCGGAAGACAACCTGCCCGCTATCCTCAAGCAGGTGAGCGCCGGCAACAAGCTGTCGATCACCGCGTACAACCGCAACAACACGTCGCCGCTCGAAACCGGCATGCTCGACACGCTCGACAACCAGATCGACACGACCACCGGCACCGTGAAGCTGCGTGCGTCGTTCGAGAACAAGAACAACCTGCTGTTCCCGAATCAGTTCGTCAACACGCGCCTTCTCGTCGACACGATGCGCGACGCGACGATCGTGCCGACGTCGGCCGTGCTCACCGGCTCGATCGGCCAGTTCGTCTATGTCGTGAAGCCGGACAACACCGTGACCGTGCGCAAGGTGAAGCCCGGCCCCGTCGACGGCGAGCGCACGAGCATCGTCGACGGGCTCGCGGCCGGCGAGCGCGTCGTGACGGACGGCTCCGACCGGCTGCGCGAGGGCTCGGCGATCACGGTCCCGGCCGAGCAGCCGAAGCAGGCGTCGGGCGCGAAAGGCGCATCGGCCGCGTCCGGCGCGCACGGCGGGCATCGCCGCCGCGGCGCGTCGCAGGCACAATCGCAATGA